A single region of the Silene latifolia isolate original U9 population chromosome 8, ASM4854445v1, whole genome shotgun sequence genome encodes:
- the LOC141596245 gene encoding divinyl chlorophyllide a 8-vinyl-reductase, chloroplastic — translation MSISLTCGSFTLNIPKHSQHFSRNSSSFCKFQVNPLSNSIKFSKIIKLVNPVYASNTVTVEKSSKDQNFRAKKPQDVNVLVVGSTGYIGKFVVKELIKRGFNVIAIAREKSGIKGKYGKDETVSQLTGANVCFSDVSDLGVLEKSLQDLGIGIDVVVSCLASRSGGIKDSWLIDYEATKNSLVAGKKFGAQHFVLLSAICVQKPLLEFQRAKLKFEAELIKEAEEDDGFSYSIVRPTAFFKSLGGQVELVKDGKPYIMFGDGKMCACKPISEPDLASFIVDSVLDEDKRNRVLPIGGPGKAVTPLEQGEMLFSMLGKEPKFIKVPIEIMDFAIGVLDFVAKVFPSLEDAVEFGKIGRYYAAESMLVLDPETGEYDADNTPSYGKDTLEDFFQKVLREGMAGQELGEQAIF, via the coding sequence atgtcaatttccttaacTTGTGGTAGCTTCACTCTCAACATACCCAAGCATTCTCAACATTTCAGCAGAAATTCTTCATCTTTCTGCAAATTTCAGGTGAACCCATTATCAAATTCCATTAAATTTAGCAAAATTATTAAGTTAGTTAATCCTGTTTATGCTAGTAATACTGTAACTGTAGAAAAAAGTAGCAAAGATCAGAACTTTAGAGCAAAAAAACCACAGGATGTTAATGTTTTAGTTGTTGGTTCAACTGGGTATATTGGGAAATTTGTTGTAAAAGAATTGATTAAGAGAGGGTTCAATGTGATCGCAATTGCTCGAGAAAAAAGTGGGATTAAGGGTAAATATGGGAAAGATGAGACTGTTTCACAGTTAACTGGTGCAAATGTGTGTTTTTCTGATGTTTCTGATTTGGGTGTTTTGGAAAAGAGTTTACAGGATTTGGGTATTGGCATTGATGTTGTTGTGTCATGTCTTGCGAGTCGTAGTGGCGGTATTAAGGACTCATGGTTGATTGATTACGAGGCGACTAAGAATAGTCTTGTTGCAGGAAAGAAATTTGGGGCACAGCATTTTGTGTTACTGTCTGCAATTTGTGTGCAGAAGCCTCTTTTGGAGTTTCAGCGCGCTAAATTGAAATTTGAGGCGGAATTGATTAAGGAAGCGGAGGAGGATGACGGGTTTAGTTATAGTATTGTTAGGCCTACCGCGTTTTTTAAGAGTTTAGGAGGTCAAGTTGAGCTAGTGAAAGATGGGAAACCTTATATTATGTTTGGGGATGGGAAGATGTGTGCTTGTAAACCGATTAGCGAGCCTGATTTAGCCTCGTTTATTGTTGATTCCGTCTTGGATGAAGATAAGAGGAATCGGGTTTTGCCCATTGGTGGGCCAGGGAAGGCGGTAACACCATTAGAACAAGGGGAGATGTTGTTTAGTATGCTAGGAAAAGAACCTAAGTTCATCAAAGTGCCTATTGAGATCATGGATTTCGCCATTGGTGTCCTTGATTTCGTAGCAAAGGTATTCCCTTCGCTTGAAGACGCGGTAGAGTTTGGAAAAATAGGACGGTATTATGCTGCTGAAAGTATGCTGGTTTTGGATCCTGAGACTGGTGAGTATGACGCCGATAATACTCCAAGTTACGGAAAGGATACTTTGGAAGATTTCTTTCAAAAGGTCCTTAGAGAAGGCATGGCTGGTCAAGAGTTGGGAGAGCAGGCCATATTCTAA
- the LOC141596246 gene encoding uncharacterized protein LOC141596246, with amino-acid sequence MDVICRARNTDPLKKIKKLLKQRTAGTKPKVSSLKNASTEVKPKSSSLKNSSLTVVKNTPIITQNKKRKSEASLECPLVKRSKLDHCQAILTKIMKSRWSVPFLCPVDRDASGDYFQVIKHPMDFGTTERKLKQNKYLNNDEFEADVRLVFANATLYHPSTNWVHIYAAKLNKLFGILWMSVKPKLTSDPIPEKNSLQVEVKGRFSDNKIGNLCTIAVKAKVTEVTSQMEEEECQRKKHRELERQRQAARASLEELERSITVDDNLGAMRELEVLMRSRMQVVCHGNGFQSKLGRTKSPLEQLGLFIKPEYQLGYEDDDDLFIQGVVLEDGEIID; translated from the coding sequence ATGGACGTAATATGCAGAGCTAGAAATACCGACCCTTTGAAGAAGATAAAAAAGCTGCTTAAGCAGCGTACAGCTGGAACGAAGCCTAAAGTGAGTTCCCTAAAGAATGCATCAACTGAAGTGAAGCCTAAATCGAGTTCCCTGAAAAATTCATCCCTGACTGTGGTCAAGAATACACCAATTATTACTCAGAATAAGAAGCGTAAATCTGAGGCTTCATTGGAATGTCCGTTAGTGAAAAGGTCGAAGTTAGACCATTGCCAAGCCATTCTAACTAAGATTATGAAGAGTAGGTGGAGTGTACCGTTTCTTTGTCCCGTGGATCGAGATGCAAGCGGTGATTATTTTCAAGTGATTAAGCATCCCATGGATTTTGGGACGACTGAACGAAAGTTAAAACAGAATAAATACCTCAACAATGATGAGTTTGAAGCTGATGTGAGGCTTGTTTTCGCTAATGCAACTCTATATCACCCATCAACTAATTGGGTGCATATATATGCTGCCAAATTGAACAAGTTGTTCGGCATACTTTGGATGTCGGTGAAGCCAAAACTAACCAGCGATCCTATCCCGGAGAAAAACAGCCTACAAGTTGAAGTGAAAGGCCGTTTTTCCGACAACAAGATTGGCAACCTGTGTACAATTGCTGTTAAAGCTAAAGTTACCGAGGTAACTTCTCAAATGGAGGAAGAGGAGTGTCAACGAAAGAAGCACAGGGAATTGGAGCGACAGCGACAGGCTGCCCGCGCTTCCCTCGAAGAATTGGAAAGATCCATTACAGTAGATGATAATTTGGGTGCCATGCGAGAATTGGAGGTTTTGATGAGGAGCAGAATGCAAGTTGTATGCCATGGTAATGGGTTTCAATCGAAATTGGGCAGAACAAAAAGTCCATTGGAGCAACTTGGCCTGTTCATCAAACCAGAGTACCAATTGGGTTATGAAGACGATGATGATCTGTTTATTCAAGGCGTCGTTTTGGAAGATGGGGAGATAATTGATTGA
- the LOC141596263 gene encoding nuclear transcription factor Y subunit A-7-like: protein MSSSANDCSDSGEADDQQSHSESISYSTSTMGAPEGLHTASSLPYPVLPHLGAMGQAAYPYPDPYGRSMFAPYDPQAYPAPHYPPQPMVQLQLMGIQPPGLPLTTDAVEEPIFVNAKQYHGILRRRQSRAKAESENKAKKNRKPYLHESRHLHALKRARGCGGRFLNAKKDENQVNATASNNKEAGEKASHNNSQPVCEIDAMNTRCSDSSSL, encoded by the exons ATAGCGGTGAAGCTGATGATCAGCAGAGCCACTCTGAATCTATCAGTTACTCTACATCTACTATGGGAGCTCCTGAAGGATTGCATACAGCCTCAAGTCTTCCATATCCGGTTCTTCCCCATCTTGGAGCTATG GGCCAAGCGGCTTACCCTTATCCAGATCCTTATGGTAGAAGCATGTTTGCTCCATATGATCCCCAGGCATATCCTGCTCCACATTATCCACCACAACCAATG GTACAACTTCAGTTGATGGGAATCCAGCCACCTGGACTTCCCTTaacaacggatgcagttgaggaGCCAATATTTGTCAATGCGAAACAATATCATGGCATTTTGCGACGGAGGCAGTCTCGCGCAAAAGCTGAATCAGAAAACAAAGCCAAGAAGAACCGAAAG CCGTACTTGCATGAATCCCGACATTTGCATGCACTGAAAAGAGCGCGAGGATGTGGTGGTCGGTTTCTTAATGCAAAGAAAGACGAGAACCAAGTAAATGCAACTGCATCAAACAACAAGGAAGCGGGCGAAAAGGCATCGCACAATAATTCACAACCTGTTTGTGAAATTGACGCGATGAACACCAGATGCTCTGATAGTTCATCCTTATAA